The Streptomyces sp. V4I8 genome includes the window GGCGACCAGCGCGCCGAACACGAGGAGAGCGAGGCGCACTTGGGCCCGCTCAGCGCGCCGGACCAGCGTCACACCCGCCCGTCGCAGGCCGGCCACCGTGCCCAGGCCCACGATGACGACCGTGCACGCCGGATTGGCCCACACCCAGTAGCCGTACGGCCGCACACCCCCGGCACCCTGGTGGTAACGGGTGACCAGCAGGCGGTACGCCTCCCACCAGTCGAAGCCCATGACGGTGAACACGACGGGCGCGACCAGGAAGCCGGCCGACAGGAAGAGGAGAGGGCGGGCACGGTGGGAGCCCAGCAGCAGGACGACGGCGGCGATCACGGCGAAGAGAGTCAGGCCGTACGAGAGGTAGGCCGTCCAGCCGAAGAGGAGACCCGAGGCAAGCCCCGTCCACCCGGGCCGGTGGCCCGTCACCGCCCACGCCAGGAACGCGACCGCCCAGGCGGCGACCGCCGCGAAGTACCCGTCGGCCGAGGTGCCCACCCACACCGCCGCCGGGGCGAGGACGAGGAAGGGCGCGGCGCGGCGGGCGAGCCGCTCGTCGGCCAGGGCGCGTACGGCGACGAGGACCGCCACCGCCCCCGTCGTACCGACCGTGACGCACCAGGTTCCCGCCCAGCCGCCACCGCCGAGGCCGATCCGGTCGAGGAGGACGAAGGTGAGGGTGGCGCCCGGAGGGTGCCCGGCGACATGGGCGGGCCAGTTGTCCGGCGACTGGAGCAGGATGTGGCCGGCGAAGCCCCGGAGCGTGGCGGGGATGTCCTGGAAGCGGTCGATGACCCGGAGATACTCGTGCGGAGTCGTCAGCCGCACCGCGATGCCCCGGTGCCAGCCGTCGACCAGGGCGAGGGACCAGGTCCAGGCCAGGCCGGCACCCCAGGTCGCGAGGAGCAGTGGCCGCCAGCGCAGCCGGGCCGCAACCGAGGGGCCGTACGCCACGACCGCCGCCGCGACGGCGAGCGCGGCCGGGGTGCCGGGACCGGCATGCGGGCCCCAATCGGCCAACAGAGGCGGCCAGTTGACCCGGAGCGTGCCGTCCCGCTGCTGGATCACGGTGCCGAGGACGGCGGCGGTCACGACGAGGAGCACGGCGGCCGCTGCGGCGGACAGGTCATGGCGGAGGTCGCGGTTCACGCCAGAACGCTAGGCCGGGCACCTTCCGCCGGACGGTTGACAGGCGCGGACGTCAGAGATCCGTCATGGTTCGCGCACCCTCTCCCGGGGCGGACCGGACCTACCGTCGGGGCATGGCACGGACTCCCTCCTCCCCCCTCACTCCCTTCTCTCCCGCCTTCTGGCGCAGCCCCCTGCGCGGCCCCCGGCTGACCTCGGTGCTCGGCGTCGTCCTCCTCGGCGGGATCACGGTGCTGTTCGTGACGGGGCTGGTCTCCTACGCCGCCTACAACCCGAACCTGGCGCCGGTGAACGACAAGACCCCCGACAAGGGGATCCTCGGCTTCTACCTCTTCTCCTGGCCCACCGACCCGCACTGGCTGTACCGGCTCAACCAGGGCGTCCACGTCACGCTCGGCATCACCCTCATCCCCGTGCTCCTGGCCAAGCTGTGGTCGGTCGTGCCGAGGCTCTTCACGCTGCCGCCCGCGCGCTCCCTCGCGCACGCGCTGGAGCGGATCTCGCTGCTCTTCCTGGTCGGGGGCGCCCTGTTCGAGTTCGTGACGGGCGTGCTCAACGTCCAGCTGGACTACGTCTTCCCCGGCTCCTTCTACACCCTGCACTTCTACGGGGCGTGGGTCTTCATCGCCGCGTTCGTCGCGCACGCGGTGCTGAAGGCGCCCCTGGCGTGGCGGAATCTGCGCCAGGCACGGGAGGAGAGGAACGACCTGGTCCCGCCAAGTCCCGCCGAGGCGACCGTCACCCGGCGCGGTGCCCTCTGGTTCGTCGGTGGCGGCTCGCTGCTCCTGTTCGCCACGACCGTCGGGCAGAACTTCGACGGAGTCCTGCGCCGGACCGCCCTCCTCGCCCCGCACGGCGGCGCCGAACCGGGCAGCGGGCCGGGCGGCTTCCAGATCAACAAGACGGCCGCGTACGCGGGGATCCGCGAGGCCGAGACGGACGAGGAGGCGTGGCGGCTGGTGATCGAGGGGCGGGACGGGAGAACGGTCCGCCTCACCCGCGCCGACCTGCTCGCCCTGCCGTTGCACAGCGCGGCGCTGCCCATCGCCTGCGTGGAGGGCTGGTCGACGTCCGACCAGTGGTGGCGCGGAGTACGGCTACGGGACCTGGCGAGGCTGGTCGGCCACGACGAGGACCCGCCCGACGTCCTCGTGGAATCCCTCCAGCGACGCGGCGCCTTCCGCAGGGCCGCGCTGCGCGCCAACCAGGTCGCCGACTCCCGTTCCCTGCTCGCCCTGTTCGTCAACGGCGAGGACCTGACCCCCGACCACGGCTACCCGGCACGCGTCATCGTGCCCGCCGCGCCCGGTGTGCTGAACACCAAGTGGGTGGCGCGGATGACGTTCGGAGACCTCTGATGCGACGACCCCGGCCCGCTGTCGGCAGCCCGCTCCAACTCCTGCTCCTCGCCTGCTCGTTCGCGCTCACCGCGTATGCGGGCCTGCGGCTCCTGGACGGCGACCGGTTCGGGATCGCGCTGTGGTTCGTGGGGGCGGCGGTCCTCCACGACCTGGTCCTGGTGCCGCTGTACGGGGCTGCGGACCAGGCGCTGCTCCGGGGCTTCGAGGCGGCGGGAGGCCGGCGGTGGGTGTCGTACGTCCGTGTGCCCGCCGCGTTGTCGCTGCTGCTCCTGCTGGTCTGGTTCCCGCTGATCAGCGGGCGGGTGGCGGACCGCTACGCCTTCGCCACCGGCCTGTCCGCGGACGGCTTCCCGGCCCGTTGGCTGCTGATCACGGCCGTGCTCTTCGGCGGCTCGGCGGTGGTGTTCGTGCTGCGGCGGCGCAGGGAGGCCACGCACGCCGACCAGGGGTGAGGGAGGGGGCCGCTCGGCCCCCCCGGATACGCGGCTACGCCGCCCGCGTGTCCGCCGCCCGCGTCTCCGCCGACGCCACCGGAAAGCCCTCCGTGCGCAGGACCCGCTGCTCCGCGTCCACCGCGAACACCTCGCAACCCTCCCGCGCGGCCGCCCACTCGGCACCCTGCGCGCCCATCGCGAACGCGGCGGTCGCCACCGTGTCCGCCACGGTCAGGGAGGACGCCACCACGCTCAACGAGAGCAGGCCCGTCGCCGGACGTCCGGTCCGCCCGTCGATGATGTGGTCGCCGCGCTCATAGCGGGCGGACGTCGCGATCGCCCCGTCCCCGAGTTCGGCCACCACGCACACCTTGTCGGCCTGCTCGGGGTGCCGTACCCCCACCCGCCAGGGCCCGCCGGAGACGACCACGTCACCCCCGGCGTTGAGGACGAAGCGCCGCGCCCCCGCGGCCTTCAGCAGCTCGGCCGCCCGCTGCACGGACCAGCCCTTCACCACCGCGCACGGATCGAGCCCGCGCCCCGGCAGCCGTACGTCGAAGGCGCCGCCGGTGGCGACCCGGTACTCCTCGCACAGGTCCAGCACCTCGGCGAGGTCCGCGCTGACCCCGCTCCGCGCGATCTCGCCCCGGTCCAGTCGGCGCACCTCGCTGTCCGCCTTGAACGGGCTGAACCGGGCGTCGACCTCACGCAGCCACGCGAAGACGGCGTCGGCCGTCTCCTCACCGATCTGCTCGTCGTCGACCCGCAGCGAGACCGGGAACCCCATCACATGCTCGACGCGGTGCATGTCAGGCGCCCTTGGCGTCGATGGCGGCCTGGAGGGACTCCCTGTAGCCGTCGCTGGTGATCGTGGCGCCGGACACGGTGTCGATGTCCGAGCTCTGCGCCTCAAGGGTCTCCGCGATCAGCTTCGGTACCGCGGCCGTCGTCTGGGGGTGGTTCGGCTGCTGGAGCATCTTCACAGCCGTGATCTTGTCGCCCTCGAAGGACACCTGGACCTGCACCGGGCCCTTGTCGGTGTTCACCGTCGAGCCGTCGACCGTCTGCGTCTGCGAGGCGGCGGACGCCGAGGGGGACGCGGAGGACGAGGACGCCGACTTCGCGTTCGCGTCGATGGCGGCCTGGAGGGACTCCCTGTAGCCGTCGCTGGTGATCGTGGCGCCGGACACGGTGTCGATGTCCGAGCTCTGCGCCTCAAGGGTCTCCGCGATCAGCTTCGGTACCGCGGCCGTCGTCTGGGGGTGGTTCGGCTGCTGGAGCATCTTCACAGCCGTGATCTCGGAGCCCTGGAAGGTCACCTCGACCTGCACGGGGCCCTTGTCGGTCTGCACGGTCGAGCCCTTGACTACCGTGCTGCCCGACCCCGAGCCCGACGCGGCGGAGGACGCCGAGGGCGTCGAGGCCGGCGCGGCGGCCTCCGTGGCGGTGCCGAGGGACGGCTCGTAGCGCCAGACCGGGATCAGGCCCACGGCGCTCAGGACCAGGACAGGTATTGCTCGCTTCACGATGTCTTTCCCGTCCTGCTCAGCCGGCCAGGCTGAAACGCTCGAAGTGGACCTGCTGCTTGGGCACGCCCAGCTCGCGCAGGCTGCCGATCAACGCGTTCATCATGGGCGGCGGGCCGCACAGGAAGACGTCCCGGTCGGTGATGTCCGGAACCAGCCGCGCCAGCTCCGCCGGGGCCAGCTTGTCCGGGACGGGCGGGCCGGTCACCAGGTGCAGCTCGGCACCCTTGGCGTGGGCGAGCTCCACCAGCTCGCCGTGGAGGACCGCGTCCCGGTCCGTGGCGACCCGGTAGATCACGACCGCGTGGCCGTGCAGCTCCTCCAGCAGCGCCCGGATGGGGGTGACACCGACGCCGCCAGCGATGAGCACGGCCTCCGGCCGGGTGCGGTGCATCGCGGTGAAGGCGCCGTAGGGGCCCTCGGCGAAGACGCGCGTGCCGACCTTGAGGTGCCGCAGGCCCGCCGAGCCGGCGCCGGCCGCCTTGGCGGTGAGCCGCAGCTGGTTGCCGTCGGGCGCGGCCGACAGGGAGAACGGGTTCGCCTGCCACCAGCGGTCCTTCGTCAGGAACCGCCACAGGAAGAACTGGCCGGCCCGCGCGGGCAGCTTGTCCAGGTCGCGGCCGGTGACGTAGACGGAGACGACGTTGTCGGACTCGGCGACGACGGCGGAGACACGCAGCTGGTGGCGCCAGTTCCGCCACAGCGGCAGGACCAGCCGGCCGACGAACACCGAGGCCAGCGCGACGCCCCAGACGGCGTACCAGTAGGCCGTGGCGGCGGGCGAGGAGGTGAAGGACGTACCGACCGCGACCTGGTGCGTGAAGGCCAGGAGCACCGCGACGTAGGTGTACAGGTGGATGAAGTGCCACGTCTCGTACGCCAGCCTGCGGCGCGCGAACCGGGCCGACACCACGCCGATCACGATGATGATCCCCAGCGCGACGACGGCGCGCAGCACGCCCTCGACCGTCTCGGCGAGGTCGATCAGCTGGTTGACCGGGTCCAGGGAGGACGACTCGGCGTAGCCGAAGGTGATGAACACGACGTGCGAGAGGAGGGTCCACAGGACACTGAAGCCGGTCCAGCGGTGCCAGGACGTCAGCCGGTCCATGCCGATCCGGCGGTCCAGCCAGGGCAGCCGGGCCACCAGCAGCAGCTGGAAGGCCATGAGGAGCGCGCCGAACAGGCCGAAGAGCCGGCCGAGCACGATGAGCGTGTTCGAGGCGAAGCCGGCGGCGAAGAAGAAGTAGAGCACCGCGGCCACGTTCGCGGCCAGCAGGGAGTACAGCCCCGTGCGGGCGACCACCCTGGGGCGTATCGCCTTGCGGGGCGCTGGGGGCGCGGTGGGCGATTGGACGGTCGTCACGGGTGACAGCTCCTTGATCTCGTCTGTGGATACCGAGCTTGTCCGGCCGGTGCTGTCGAAAAGCTGTCGTATGTCTTTCAACTGCTTATCGATGTGGTCGCGGTACCTGCCCCGCCCCCGAGGACCGCCCCCCGGTGCCGCAGTATGAACGGGTGGAGAAAGTACGCCTTCTGGTCGTGGACGACGACCCGCCCATCGCCGACCTCGTGGCGACGGTCGCCCGCTACGAGGGCTGGCAGGCGATCACCGCGAACTCCGGTGAGGAGGGGCTGCGGCTGGCCGCCGAGTTCCATCCGGACATCGTGGTGCTGGACCTGATGCTGCCCGATCTGGACGGTTTCGGCGTCCTGGACCGGCTGCGCGGAGCCGGGACGATGGTGCCCGTGGTGTTCCTCACCGCCCGCGACGGGGTGGCCGACCGGGTGGCCGGGCTGACCAGGGGCGGCGACGACTACCTGGTCAAACCGTTCGCGGTGGAGGAGCTGATGGCCCGGCTGCGGAACCGTGCTGCGGCGCAGCGCCGGGCCCGGTTTCCAGCGTTCCGTCCTTCGGGTGGCCGACCTGATGATGGACGAGGACACCCGCGAGGTGCGCCGCGGCGACAAGCAGCTCACGCTCACCCCGACCGAGTACGAGGTGCTGCGCTATCTGATGCGCAAGTCGCCGACCGTGCTGACCAAGGCGCAGATCCTCGACCATGTGTGGGAGTACGGCTTCGGCGGCCGCTCGAACGTCGTCGAGCTGGTCGTCAGCCGGCTGCGCCGCAAGCTCGACGACACCGGCACGCCGCTGATCCACACCGTGCGGGGCTTCGGGTACGTGATCCGGCAGGCCGCCGAGTGATCGGGCGGCTGCGGCGGACCTACCGTGGGATGCGGCTCGGGACCCGGCTGGCGCTGGGTCTCGGAGTGCTGTCGCTCGTGGTGTTCGGCGTCGTGGGCACCGCCCTGACGACGTATATGCGCGACTACCTGTCGGCCCAGCTCGACACCCAGCTGGCGCAGGGCCAGATCGCCCAGTCCAAGTCCATCGCGGACTACGGCACGCTGACCGGGAAGAAGTACTACAGCTGGTTCTACGCCGTGTACGACGTGGCGGACGGCACGCCCGAGCTGCGCAGGCCCGAGGACCCCGCCGACCTGCCGAAGGACGTCGACGGCTTCACCTCCCTGGCGCGGGCGCAGGCCGAGGCGGACACGGAGGTCCTACGCACCGAGCACCTCCGGGGCAAGGGCGAGTACCGGCTGCGCGCCTGTGAGGTCGAGCCCGGTGTGGTGCTGGTCAGCGCGGCGCCCATGGACGACATCGAGGACACGGTGGGCCAGCTGATCACCATCCAGGTGGTCACCTTCGGCCTCGCGCTGCTGGCCCTCGTCGTGTTCGGGCGGGGCATGCTGCGGCGGGGCCTGAACCCGCTGAGCGACATGGCGCACACCGCCCGCGGTATCACCTCGCACGATCTGACGGACTCGGCACGGCTGCCCGTGCGGCACGACAAGCGCAGCGGTGGCCCCGAGGTCGAGGAGCTGCGCACCGCGTTCAACACCATGCTGGAGCACATCGACGACTCCCTCGCGGTGCGGGCGGAGGCGGAACAGCGCCTGCGCCGCTTCGTGGCGGACGCCTCGCACGAGCTCCGTACGCCTCTGATGTCGGTCCGGGGCTACGCCGACCTCTTCCAGTACGCCGCCGCCAACGCTCCCGAGGAACGGGACAGGCACCTGGCCCGCCTGCGCGCCGAAGCCGCCCGCATGGGCTTCCTGCTGGACGACCTGCTGCTGCTCGCCCGCCTGGACGCGGCCGAGGTGGAGACGCCGCTGCGCCTGCAGGAGGCGGACCTGGTGGACCTGGTCGGGCAGGCGGTGGACGCGTTCCGGGTCACCCGCGCCGACCACCCGCTGACGGTGGAGCCCGGACCCGGTTCCCTGAAACTGCGCCTTGACCCCCAGCGCATCCGCCAGGTCCTGGACAACCTGCTCGCCAACGCGGCGATGCACACCCCCGCCGGGACCCAGGTGTCCGTCGCGGTGTCGATGGCGAACGGCTCGGCCCAGGTCCGGATCGCCGACGCCGGCCCCGGTATCCCGCCCGCCGACCGCGAACGCGTCTTCGACCGCTTCTACCGCGTCGACAAGGCCCGCAGCCGCGACCGCGGCGGCAGCGGTCTGGGACTGGCGGTGGCACAGTCCCTGGTGCGGGCGCACGGCGGCCGGATCGACCTCACCAGCGAGCCGGGGGCGACGGTGTTCACGGTGACGATCCCGCTCACGCTCGGAGGTCTTACGGACCCGTGACATGACCGGCGCCGAGCCGCCGAAGCGTCCCTCGCGGTCCTAGCGTGAGCGCATGCGCGTACTGGTCACCGGCGGTGCCGGGTTCATCGGGTCCCATGTCGTCGAGGCGCTCGCGGCGCGCGGGCACGAACCCGTCGTGTACGACGTCCGCACCGACCCCGCATCGGACGTGCGCGGCCCGGATGCCGTCCGCCGGGCCCTGACCGGCGTCGACGCCGTGTGCCACCAGGCCGCGATGGTCGGCCTCGGCGTCGGGTTCTCCGACGCCACGGAGTACGTCTCCCGCAACGACCTCGGTACGGCCGTGCTGCTCGCCGCCATGGCCGACGCGGGCGTACGGCGGCTGGTGCTGGCCGGGTCGATGGTCGTGTACGGCGAGGGGCGCTACGAGTGCGAGCGGCACGGTGTCGTACGGCCGGGGCCGCGAGCCGTCGCCGACCTGGACGCGGGCCGCTTCGAGCCGCCCTGCCCGGTGTGCGGCGCCGCCCTCTCGCCCGGGCTGGTCGGCGAGGACGCCCCGGTCGATCCGCGCAACGTGTACGCGACTACCAAGCTCGCCCAGGAACATCTGGCGGCGGCGTGGGCGCGCGCGACGGGCGGCACGGCGGTGTCGCTGCGCTACCACAACGTCTACGGGCCGGGCATGCCCCGCGACACCCCCTATGCCGGGGTCGCCTCCTTCTTCCGCTCGGCGCTCGCGCGCGGTGCGGCGCCGCGCGTCTTCGAGGACGGCCGCCAGCGCCGGGACTTCGTCCACGTACGGGACGTGGCCGCGGCCGACGTGATCGCGCTGGAGGCGAGTGCGGCCGACCTGCCGGAGGGTGCGCTCACGGCGTACAACACCGGCAGCGGCGACCCGCACACCGTCGGCGAGATGGCCCGCGCGCTCGCGGCGGCGTACGGCGGCCCCGAGCCCGTGGTGACCGGGGAGTACCGGCTGGGCGACGTACGGCACATCACGGCGGACTCGTCGCGGCTGCGGGCGGAGCTGGGCTGGAAGGCCGAGGTGGCGTTCGCGGCGGGGATGCGGGAGTTCGCGGAGGCCGGCATGCGGGGGGCGTGATCCTCGGAGACCGGTGGAGCCGCACGCCTCTCAGGAGGCGGCGGGCAGCACCACCTCGAACCGGCAGCCGCCGGGGACGTTCCGTACCGTGGCCCGTCCCTCGTGCGCCTCGACGATGCCCCGCACGATGGCGAGGCCGAGCCCCGCACCGGCCGGGGGTGTGCGGGCGTGGGTGCCCCGCCAGCCGGTGTCGAAGACGCGCGGCAGATCCTCCTCGGGGATCCCGCCGCAGCTGTCGGTCACGGACAGCACCACGCCCTCGGCCGAGCGCTCGGCGGCGACGGCGACCGTGCCGTCGGCCGGAGTGCGCCGGATGGCGTTGACCAGCAGATTGCCCAGCACCCGGCTCATCTCCTTGCCGTCCACCTCCACCGGCACCGTCTCGATACGGTCGCCGACGAGCCGGACGCCGTGCTCACGGGCCAGCGCGTCCGCTCCCGAGAGGGCGTCGCCGACGAGGTCGTACAGGGACATCCGGGCGAGCGACAGGGGCAGGGTGCCCGCGTGGATACGGGAGAGTTCGAAGAGGTCGCTCACCATGCCGTTGAGGCGCTCGACCTCCATGCGGATCTGCTTGAGGTAGCGGTCGGGGTCGGCGGCCACCCCGTCCTCCAGCGCCTCCGCCATCGCGCGCAGGCCCGCCAGCGGGGTGCGCAGGTCGTGGGAGATCCAGGCGACGAGTTCGCGCCGGGAGGACTCCAGGGCCCGCTCACGCTCGCGGGACTCGGCGAGCCGGGCGCTGGTCGACTCCAGTTCCCGGCTCAGCGCGGCGAGTTCGGCGGTCGCGGGGCCGTCGGGCGAGGTGAAGTCGCCGCCGTCGCCGAAGGAGCGGGCGGCGAGCGCGAGGGCATGACTGCGGGCGGCGACCCAGCGGCCGAGCAGCAGGGCGGTGGCGAGCGAGACCACGGCGGCCATGGCGACGACGGTCGTGACGACGGTGAGGTCGTGCCCGGACAGGAACATCGCCTGCGCGACCGCGAGCGTGCCCGCGAGCATCGCGGTGACGCCGACACCCGCGACCACGGCGAGATGCGCGATCAGCGAGCGGCGCCGGATCAGCAGCAGCACGCACGCGCCGAGCACTCCGGCCGCGGCGGCGCCGAGGAAGGCGAAGAGGGCGATGAGGAGGGTGGCACGCACGGTCGTCACCCCTCGATGCCGGAGTCGGAGGCGGAGGCGGCGTCGACGTCGGAGGTGCCGCCGGGGCCGGTGTCGGTGCCGGTGGCCGTGGCGTCGAACCGGTAGCCGACGCCCCACACGGTCTGAATGAGGCGGGGCCGGGCCGGGTCGTCCTCCACCTTGCCGCGCAGTCGGCGGACGTGGACGGTGACGGTCGACAGGTCGCCGAAGTCCCAGCCCCACACCTCGCGCATCAGGTCCTCGCGGCTGTGGACCCGGCCGGGGTGGCGCAGGAAGAAGGTGAGGAGGTCGAACTCGCGGATGGTGAGGGCGAGTTCGGTTCCGTCCTTGGCGGCGCGGCGGGCCGCGGGGTCGACGCGGAGCCCGGCCGCGCGCAGGGTGGCCCGCGACCGGGCGGGACTCGGGCACGTGCGTCGGAGCACCGACTCGACGCGCAGGACGAGTTCGCGAGGGCTGAAGGGCTTGGTGACGTAGTCGTCGGCGCCGACCTCGAGGCCGAGGATGCGGTCGTCCTCGTCGCCGCGTGCGGTGAGCATGATGACCGGCACGGGTCCGTGGCCGCGTATCCGGCGGCACACCTCCAGACCGTCCATGCCGGGCAGCATCAGGTCCAGGACGACGAGGTCCGGCCAGTGCGCGGCGGCTCGCGCGAGGGCGTCGGGACCGTCTCCGGCGCGGTCCACGACGTAGCCGGCGCGGTCGAGGTACCCGGAGACGATCTCGGCGACGGTGGGATCGTCGTCGACGACGAGCACCCTGGCCCCGGCCTGCGGATACGGCTGTTGCTGCTCCATGCCGCCAGCGTCGCACCCCGCGAGCGCCCGTGCCGCCGCCTACGCCCGACGTCCCGGTTTCGTAAGGAGCCGCAGTCCGTTATGCCCTTTTCGTGCTCGTAGGGTGAAAACCGTGACGACCTCATCCGCAACAGCGAGTGAACAGGGCGCGGCCTCCGTCGACGTCGTGCTTCCCTGTCTCGACGAGGCCGGGGCGCTGCCCTGGGTCCTGGAGCGCGTACCGCCCGGCTGGCGGGCCCTCGTCGTGGACAACGGCTCGACGGACGACTCGGCCCGCCTCGCCCGCGAACTCGGCGCGACCGTCGTGCACGAGACGCGGCGCGGCTTCGGCGCCGCCTGCCACGCGGGGCTGACCGCCGCCACGGCCGACATCGTGTGCTTCTGCGACTGCGACGCCTCCCTCGACCCGGGCGACCTCGTGCCCTTCGTACGCCGGATCGCGGCCGCCGAGGCCGACCTGGTCCTGGGCCGGCGCCGCCCCCGGACCCGCGGCACCTGGCCCCTGCACGCCCGCGCCGGCAACCTCGCCCTCGCCCGCCTCCTCCACCGCCGCACCGGTCTGCGCCTGCACGACCTGGGTCCCCTGCGCGCCGCCCGCCGCGAGCCCCTGCTCGCCCTCGGCCTGACCGACCGGCGCAGCGGCTACCCCCTCCAGATGGTCGTCCGCGCCGCCGACGCGGGCTGGCGGATCGCTGAGTACGACGTCCCGTATCTGCCGCGTACCGGCGCGTCGAAGGTGACGGGGACCTGGCGGGGGACGTGGCAGGCGGTGCGGGACATGAGGCGGGTGCTGGGAGAGCCCGAGCGCGAACCCGAACCAGAGCGCGAACCAGAGCGCGAACCCGAGCCCGAGCCCGAGTGCGAGTCCGGGTCCGTCGGCCGGTCCCGAGTCCGACCCGATGCCGCCCCCTCGAAAGGAACCCGCCCGTGACCACGCTCCTCGTCATCGCCAAGGAGCCCCGCCCGGGACGGGTGAAGACCAGGCTGACGCCGCCCTTCACGCCGGAGGAGGCCGCCGCACTCGCGGAGGCGTCCCTCGCGGACACGATGGACGCCGTGGCGCGGACGCCCGCGCGGCGCCGTGTGCTGGTGCTGGACGGGGTGCCGGGCCCTTGGCTGCCGCCAGGCTTCGAGGTCGTACCGCAGTGCGCGGGCGGGCTCGACGAACGGCTGGCCCATGCCTTCGCGGG containing:
- a CDS encoding FMN-binding protein, whose protein sequence is MKRAIPVLVLSAVGLIPVWRYEPSLGTATEAAAPASTPSASSAASGSGSGSTVVKGSTVQTDKGPVQVEVTFQGSEITAVKMLQQPNHPQTTAAVPKLIAETLEAQSSDIDTVSGATITSDGYRESLQAAIDANAKSASSSSASPSASAASQTQTVDGSTVNTDKGPVQVQVSFEGDKITAVKMLQQPNHPQTTAAVPKLIAETLEAQSSDIDTVSGATITSDGYRESLQAAIDAKGA
- a CDS encoding molybdopterin-dependent oxidoreductase, which encodes MARTPSSPLTPFSPAFWRSPLRGPRLTSVLGVVLLGGITVLFVTGLVSYAAYNPNLAPVNDKTPDKGILGFYLFSWPTDPHWLYRLNQGVHVTLGITLIPVLLAKLWSVVPRLFTLPPARSLAHALERISLLFLVGGALFEFVTGVLNVQLDYVFPGSFYTLHFYGAWVFIAAFVAHAVLKAPLAWRNLRQAREERNDLVPPSPAEATVTRRGALWFVGGGSLLLFATTVGQNFDGVLRRTALLAPHGGAEPGSGPGGFQINKTAAYAGIREAETDEEAWRLVIEGRDGRTVRLTRADLLALPLHSAALPIACVEGWSTSDQWWRGVRLRDLARLVGHDEDPPDVLVESLQRRGAFRRAALRANQVADSRSLLALFVNGEDLTPDHGYPARVIVPAAPGVLNTKWVARMTFGDL
- a CDS encoding response regulator transcription factor, giving the protein MEQQQPYPQAGARVLVVDDDPTVAEIVSGYLDRAGYVVDRAGDGPDALARAAAHWPDLVVLDLMLPGMDGLEVCRRIRGHGPVPVIMLTARGDEDDRILGLEVGADDYVTKPFSPRELVLRVESVLRRTCPSPARSRATLRAAGLRVDPAARRAAKDGTELALTIREFDLLTFFLRHPGRVHSREDLMREVWGWDFGDLSTVTVHVRRLRGKVEDDPARPRLIQTVWGVGYRFDATATGTDTGPGGTSDVDAASASDSGIEG
- a CDS encoding sensor histidine kinase — encoded protein: MRATLLIALFAFLGAAAAGVLGACVLLLIRRRSLIAHLAVVAGVGVTAMLAGTLAVAQAMFLSGHDLTVVTTVVAMAAVVSLATALLLGRWVAARSHALALAARSFGDGGDFTSPDGPATAELAALSRELESTSARLAESRERERALESSRRELVAWISHDLRTPLAGLRAMAEALEDGVAADPDRYLKQIRMEVERLNGMVSDLFELSRIHAGTLPLSLARMSLYDLVGDALSGADALAREHGVRLVGDRIETVPVEVDGKEMSRVLGNLLVNAIRRTPADGTVAVAAERSAEGVVLSVTDSCGGIPEEDLPRVFDTGWRGTHARTPPAGAGLGLAIVRGIVEAHEGRATVRNVPGGCRFEVVLPAAS
- a CDS encoding glycosyltransferase family 2 protein, coding for MKTVTTSSATASEQGAASVDVVLPCLDEAGALPWVLERVPPGWRALVVDNGSTDDSARLARELGATVVHETRRGFGAACHAGLTAATADIVCFCDCDASLDPGDLVPFVRRIAAAEADLVLGRRRPRTRGTWPLHARAGNLALARLLHRRTGLRLHDLGPLRAARREPLLALGLTDRRSGYPLQMVVRAADAGWRIAEYDVPYLPRTGASKVTGTWRGTWQAVRDMRRVLGEPEREPEPEREPEREPEPEPECESGSVGRSRVRPDAAPSKGTRP
- a CDS encoding ferric reductase-like transmembrane domain-containing protein is translated as MTTVQSPTAPPAPRKAIRPRVVARTGLYSLLAANVAAVLYFFFAAGFASNTLIVLGRLFGLFGALLMAFQLLLVARLPWLDRRIGMDRLTSWHRWTGFSVLWTLLSHVVFITFGYAESSSLDPVNQLIDLAETVEGVLRAVVALGIIIVIGVVSARFARRRLAYETWHFIHLYTYVAVLLAFTHQVAVGTSFTSSPAATAYWYAVWGVALASVFVGRLVLPLWRNWRHQLRVSAVVAESDNVVSVYVTGRDLDKLPARAGQFFLWRFLTKDRWWQANPFSLSAAPDGNQLRLTAKAAGAGSAGLRHLKVGTRVFAEGPYGAFTAMHRTRPEAVLIAGGVGVTPIRALLEELHGHAVVIYRVATDRDAVLHGELVELAHAKGAELHLVTGPPVPDKLAPAELARLVPDITDRDVFLCGPPPMMNALIGSLRELGVPKQQVHFERFSLAG
- a CDS encoding FAD:protein FMN transferase, giving the protein MHRVEHVMGFPVSLRVDDEQIGEETADAVFAWLREVDARFSPFKADSEVRRLDRGEIARSGVSADLAEVLDLCEEYRVATGGAFDVRLPGRGLDPCAVVKGWSVQRAAELLKAAGARRFVLNAGGDVVVSGGPWRVGVRHPEQADKVCVVAELGDGAIATSARYERGDHIIDGRTGRPATGLLSLSVVASSLTVADTVATAAFAMGAQGAEWAAAREGCEVFAVDAEQRVLRTEGFPVASAETRAADTRAA
- a CDS encoding ATP-binding protein; translation: MIGRLRRTYRGMRLGTRLALGLGVLSLVVFGVVGTALTTYMRDYLSAQLDTQLAQGQIAQSKSIADYGTLTGKKYYSWFYAVYDVADGTPELRRPEDPADLPKDVDGFTSLARAQAEADTEVLRTEHLRGKGEYRLRACEVEPGVVLVSAAPMDDIEDTVGQLITIQVVTFGLALLALVVFGRGMLRRGLNPLSDMAHTARGITSHDLTDSARLPVRHDKRSGGPEVEELRTAFNTMLEHIDDSLAVRAEAEQRLRRFVADASHELRTPLMSVRGYADLFQYAAANAPEERDRHLARLRAEAARMGFLLDDLLLLARLDAAEVETPLRLQEADLVDLVGQAVDAFRVTRADHPLTVEPGPGSLKLRLDPQRIRQVLDNLLANAAMHTPAGTQVSVAVSMANGSAQVRIADAGPGIPPADRERVFDRFYRVDKARSRDRGGSGLGLAVAQSLVRAHGGRIDLTSEPGATVFTVTIPLTLGGLTDP
- a CDS encoding NAD-dependent epimerase/dehydratase family protein — its product is MRVLVTGGAGFIGSHVVEALAARGHEPVVYDVRTDPASDVRGPDAVRRALTGVDAVCHQAAMVGLGVGFSDATEYVSRNDLGTAVLLAAMADAGVRRLVLAGSMVVYGEGRYECERHGVVRPGPRAVADLDAGRFEPPCPVCGAALSPGLVGEDAPVDPRNVYATTKLAQEHLAAAWARATGGTAVSLRYHNVYGPGMPRDTPYAGVASFFRSALARGAAPRVFEDGRQRRDFVHVRDVAAADVIALEASAADLPEGALTAYNTGSGDPHTVGEMARALAAAYGGPEPVVTGEYRLGDVRHITADSSRLRAELGWKAEVAFAAGMREFAEAGMRGA